The Drosophila simulans strain w501 chromosome 3R, Prin_Dsim_3.1, whole genome shotgun sequence genome contains the following window.
CTTTCACATAGTTTGGATTCCGAATGAATCTCTTCTGTCGACCTCGCGCTTTTGGCAATTTTCGGAGCTCTTCGCTACTGCTAGTTGGCTTAAGGCCTATATCTTTCTGATCCTTAATCATCCTGTTAGGTGATTCTCCTGCTGCCATGGGATCCACCAGCTTCATATATAATGGATCGGGCTCGTTTCCAAGTGGGTTTGCAGTTTCAGAAGACTCTGA
Protein-coding sequences here:
- the LOC6726730 gene encoding uncharacterized protein LOC6726730 encodes the protein MSSFLLAIFILMALRTSESSETANPLGNEPDPLYMKLVDPMAAGESPNRMIKDQKDIGLKPTSSSEELRKLPKARGRQKRFIRNPNYVKANEFFDKMISSEYVSKRYKDLPPPHPGFGEEQPPA